ATCTGTTCTTGCGTTTGGCGGGCCGGAGGATCATCGAATGAGCGGCAGACTTTCCGGAAAGGCCCGCGCGAGGGCCCTGGTCCTTTTCACCAAGGCCCATCTGTTGGAGTTCTTCCGCGAGCCCGGCGTGGTGTTCTGGGCTTTCGGGTTCCCGCTTTTGCTTTCCTGGGCGCTGGGGTTGGCCTTCCTTTCCCCCAAGCCGTTGGGAACGGAGCTGGTCGTGTCCGAGTCGGATTCCGTCGCGGTGCGCCAGAGCGTGCCGGATCCCTCCGTTCGGTTGCGGACCCTGTCGGATGCCGACGCGATGCGTGCCCTGCGGCGAGGGGAAGTGGCGGGCAGGATCTCGCACAGTCGGGACGGAATTCGTCTGGAAGTGGATACCGCCTCGCAGGAAGGCGTCATGGCCAGGCTCCTGGTGGAGCGTTCCCTGGCCGGGGCCGCCAACCAGGTCCAGGTGTCCGCCCCCCAGGCCAGCGCCGGAAACTACGCCGACTTCCTTTTTCCCGGCATGCTCGCCTTGGGGATCATGAACGGCTGCCTGTGGGGGATCGGGTTCGGGCTGATGGATCTGCGCCTGCGCAAACTCCTGCGCCTGTTCGCGGCCACGCCCCTTTCGCGGGTGGATATCCTGCTGTCTGTGGTGTTGGCGCGTGTGGTCATCCTGCCGCTGGAAAACATCCTTCTGTGGGGATTCGGGATGCTGGTGTTCGGGGTGCATCTGCACGGCAGTCCGTTCCTGTTCGTGGCCGCCGCCGCCAGCGGCGCGATGGCCTTCGCGGGAATCGGCGTTTTGGCCGCCAGCCGCGTGGGCCACAACCAGGCAGCCTACGGCATCATGAACGCACTCACCATCCCGATGACCATCGTTTCCGGAATCTTCTTTTCCTGGACGCGCTTCCCTTCCTGGTTGCATCCGGTGGTGGAATGGTTGCCGCTCACGGTGCTGGCGGATCTTTTGCGATCCATCAGTTCGGAAGGCGCGGGGCTGGCCCACGCCCTGCCCCGGATCCTGGTGTTGGCCGCCTGGGGATTGGTGGCCGGATCGATCGGGCTTCGCGTGTTCCGCTGGCGCTGAGCGACAGAGCCTAGATCCTCTTCAAGAACCGCTTCAGGGGCTTGGAGAACGCCTTGTGGTGTTTCAGCAGGCTCGCGTGGGGGACGGGCTCCCCCTTCTTCGTGTAGATCCAATGGATCTCGGCGGACGGAAAATGTCTCTCCGCCAGATCCGGCCTGCACAAGGTGCCCGTTCCGGGGCCGTCCATGTTCAGGGTGTGGCGCTCCTTCGAGCCCCAAAGGAGCAGTGTGGGCGCCTCGGTCAGCCCGTCCTTCACCCTTCCACCCTCTTCCAATCCAGGCAGCTGCTTGAGCGCCTTGCAACGTTCGATGGCGCCCTGGGGCGGGATCCTTTCCAGGGTCCGTTCGATGCGCTTGCGGATCGGAGCATCCATGAGTTCCGTGATTCCGGCGGGCGTGATGGCGGAAAACAGGCTCTTCCACCCCTTTGGTGCCGGTTTTTGTCCAACCGATTTCGAGGCGAGCTGGCGGAAGAAGCTTCGTCCCTTCTCCAGGGCCTTCACGGGATCTCCGGTGTCGGCGATGATGGGATCCCAGAGCCGCCGAAGCAACGGGGAGATGTCGCCCGAGCAGACCAGAGGGCTGACCAGAACGAGTCCGGCGAGCTTGGGCGGGGTTCCCTCCTCGCGCTTGCGACGCAGGTATTCCAGCACGATCCCTCCGCCCACGCTGACCCCGACGATCACGGGTTTGCGCCGGGCGAGCAGGGCGCGGTCCACGAAGGTTTCGATGCCCCGGATGGCCTCGTCCAGCGAGAAGCGGTCGTCGGGCCAATTGGCGGTGCTCACGTCGCCCTTGGACAGGAACAGTCCTTTCTGGCGCAGGAAGGTTTCCGGTCCGTCCGGCACCAGTCCGGGCACGAGCAGGAAATGGTATACGCCGGTGCCACGGGTGTGATCCAAGCGAAGATCCGTGCGGAGCTCGATGGAGGGGGATGCGACGATCATGATTCGGATTTCCTGTCGTGGAGCGTGAGGCAGTCGGCCCAGGTGCGATCGGGCCAGGCGGAAGGGACCTTGTGCTGGCCACCGAGCTTTCCCTTGGAGGCCAACGCGCGATGGAATGTGCCGGGCGATACCATGCGCACGCGCGGAGGCAGAAGCTGGGTGTTCCCTTCGCGATGGGCGTCGTAGTCGAGCACGGTGCGGCGCAGGTGGTCGTCCAGGCATCGGGCCAGGATGGCGGTGTCGGCGGGAGGGCGGACGAACTCGATCCACCATTCGTGGGCCCCGCACGGGAAGCCGGGCGAGGGCAGGATGGGAGCCACATGCCACTCGCGCACGACAGAATCCGTTGCCACGCTCGCCGAGGCGAGGGCTTCCGAAAGATGCGAGCCTTCCACATGTTCCCCGAACACCGACAACCGGGTGCGGATGCGCCCCGCGAAGCGGATGCGGCCCGGATCGCGGCCTTCCACCAGGTCGCCGATCTCGTAGCGCAGGAGTCCTCCGGGTGTGGTGACCAGGAGCTTGTAGAGACCTCCCTTTTCCAGCCGGCTCGCGTCCACCGTGTTGGCGGGGTTGGTTTCGGATTCGGGCAGGAATTCCAGGAAGGTGCCGTGGTCCAGGAGAAGTTCCAGATCGGGAGGATGCCCCTCGCGGGGCGACCAGGCACGGGATCCGACGGCGATGAACGCTTCGCTGGCGGGATACACCTCCATCAGGAGGCATTCCGGCGGAAGGTGCTCGGCGAGCAGGGCCAGATAGGGGTCGATGGAAACTCCGCCGTGGATCATGGCGCGAAGATCCGGCCATGCTTCCCGGAGGCGGTGGACGCCGCGCCGCTGGCAGATCGCCTCGAACAGGACCAGACACCAGCTGGGGATGCCGCTCACCAGGGTCACGTGGCGATCGCACAATCGTTCCGCGATCCGCTCCACCTTCCGGCTCCAGATGGACTCCAGCGCCAATTTCCGTCCAGGCTCGTAGAGTCCTTCCAGGAACCACGGAATCCGGTCCACGGTGATGCCGGAAAGGTCGCCCACGGGGATCCCCGCGTCGTTCCTGGACAACGCGGTGCTTCCCCCCAGCATGAGCAGGCGCCCATCCAACGGCGCGGGCCCCGACGCATCCAGAAGCCGAGCCAAGGCGGTGGTGGCGCCCTTGGCGTGGTGTTCCAGCAAGGCCGAGTTCTGCGGGATCCATCGTTCGCCCGCGCCTTCCGCGGACGTGGTGCCGCTGGTCTGCGCCAAGGCGAGCGCCTTTCCGCGAAACAGGACGTCCTTTCCGCCACGCTCGATGCGTCCGATGGCGGAGGCGACATCCTCGTAGCGATGGAGGGGGACTTGGGTGCGGTAGGCGCGGGACAGATCGTCATCTCCCAAGAGCGACAGATCATGGAACGATCGCAGCCGCGCGGTTTCGGTTCCTTCCAGCGAGCGAAGGATTCCCTTGAGCTGGCGAGCCTGGCTGGTGCGGATCTCCTCCGGGCTGCGCAACGGGGGGCTCGTCCGGGAGCGGATGCCCCAGGCGAGAGCTTTGGACAGCGTTTGACGCAAGGCCGGCACGGACGTGTTGGGCATTGCGAGTAAAGGTCTGGTTCGGATGGCGCGATCGGGTTTCGGAGAGGTTGCGTGCATGTTTCCATGCCTCGGATTGCCTTGCGGCCGGCGCCGATGGGGCCATACTTGGTGGCATGGCGACGATCTTCTACTCGATGTCCGGAGAAGGGCGCGGTCACGCGACCAGGGTCAAGGCGATCGTGGAGGACCTTCGCGAACGGCATCGGGTGGTGCTGTTCGCGCCGGAACAGGCGTTCGAGCTTCTTGCGCCGGTCTTCTCGGGAACCGATGTCGGGATCCACCGGCTGGAAGGGTTGAATTTCCGCTACCGCCAGGACGGCAGG
This DNA window, taken from Fibrobacterota bacterium, encodes the following:
- a CDS encoding GH3 auxin-responsive promoter family protein — its product is MPNTSVPALRQTLSKALAWGIRSRTSPPLRSPEEIRTSQARQLKGILRSLEGTETARLRSFHDLSLLGDDDLSRAYRTQVPLHRYEDVASAIGRIERGGKDVLFRGKALALAQTSGTTSAEGAGERWIPQNSALLEHHAKGATTALARLLDASGPAPLDGRLLMLGGSTALSRNDAGIPVGDLSGITVDRIPWFLEGLYEPGRKLALESIWSRKVERIAERLCDRHVTLVSGIPSWCLVLFEAICQRRGVHRLREAWPDLRAMIHGGVSIDPYLALLAEHLPPECLLMEVYPASEAFIAVGSRAWSPREGHPPDLELLLDHGTFLEFLPESETNPANTVDASRLEKGGLYKLLVTTPGGLLRYEIGDLVEGRDPGRIRFAGRIRTRLSVFGEHVEGSHLSEALASASVATDSVVREWHVAPILPSPGFPCGAHEWWIEFVRPPADTAILARCLDDHLRRTVLDYDAHREGNTQLLPPRVRMVSPGTFHRALASKGKLGGQHKVPSAWPDRTWADCLTLHDRKSES
- a CDS encoding ABC transporter permease, which encodes MSGRLSGKARARALVLFTKAHLLEFFREPGVVFWAFGFPLLLSWALGLAFLSPKPLGTELVVSESDSVAVRQSVPDPSVRLRTLSDADAMRALRRGEVAGRISHSRDGIRLEVDTASQEGVMARLLVERSLAGAANQVQVSAPQASAGNYADFLFPGMLALGIMNGCLWGIGFGLMDLRLRKLLRLFAATPLSRVDILLSVVLARVVILPLENILLWGFGMLVFGVHLHGSPFLFVAAAASGAMAFAGIGVLAASRVGHNQAAYGIMNALTIPMTIVSGIFFSWTRFPSWLHPVVEWLPLTVLADLLRSISSEGAGLAHALPRILVLAAWGLVAGSIGLRVFRWR